The Chryseobacterium aureum genome contains a region encoding:
- a CDS encoding DEAD/DEAH box helicase, which yields MSFESLGLSHNIIRSVKKLGYLKPFPIQEQAVPVILQGKDLMGIAQTGSGKTACFVMPILEKLQNAEAKKDRNIQALILVPTRELAIQIDEVCRAFTENLKREVRTMAVYGGVSINPQMKGMFGVEVLIATPGRLLDLIDHNALSISAIKHLVIDEADKMFQLGFGEEMNKLFAMMPVAKQTILFSATLNDKVAEMKQRLSINPILIEIKKEEVEIDHIEQLAYHVAPENKGPFLRYLIKEKKVEKALVFVSSTRSADNLVEKLKKNKIKAVAIHSQKSQGARRNNLEEFKVDGAQILVATDLIGRGIHIESLPCVINYELPRSPLDYIHRIGRTGRANEKGTAITILTDDELQHFRVIQKKMGRKVTLQRTEGIDLHGY from the coding sequence ATGTCATTTGAGTCTTTAGGATTATCACACAATATTATTCGTTCTGTTAAAAAATTAGGGTATTTAAAACCGTTTCCCATTCAGGAGCAGGCTGTTCCTGTTATTTTGCAGGGAAAAGATCTGATGGGAATTGCACAGACAGGTTCCGGTAAAACGGCTTGTTTTGTGATGCCGATTTTAGAAAAATTACAGAATGCAGAAGCTAAGAAAGACCGGAATATTCAGGCTTTGATATTGGTTCCCACGCGTGAGCTGGCCATACAGATTGATGAAGTTTGCAGGGCTTTTACAGAAAATCTGAAAAGGGAAGTGCGTACAATGGCAGTGTATGGGGGAGTTTCTATCAATCCACAGATGAAAGGAATGTTTGGGGTGGAAGTTCTGATCGCCACTCCGGGGCGTTTGCTGGATTTAATTGATCACAACGCGTTAAGTATCTCAGCAATTAAACATCTGGTAATTGATGAAGCCGATAAAATGTTTCAGCTTGGATTTGGTGAAGAAATGAATAAGCTTTTTGCCATGATGCCTGTAGCCAAACAGACCATTTTGTTTTCGGCAACTCTGAATGATAAAGTGGCTGAAATGAAACAACGTCTTTCTATCAATCCTATTCTTATTGAGATTAAAAAAGAAGAAGTTGAAATTGATCATATTGAACAGCTAGCCTACCATGTTGCTCCGGAAAATAAAGGACCTTTTTTAAGATATCTGATTAAAGAAAAGAAAGTAGAAAAAGCCCTGGTTTTTGTTTCTTCTACAAGATCTGCGGATAATCTGGTAGAGAAGCTTAAAAAGAATAAAATAAAGGCTGTAGCTATTCACAGCCAGAAGTCGCAGGGAGCGAGGAGGAATAATCTGGAAGAATTTAAAGTAGACGGAGCTCAGATTTTGGTGGCTACCGACTTAATTGGCCGTGGAATTCACATAGAATCCCTGCCATGTGTCATTAATTATGAATTACCGCGTTCCCCGTTAGATTACATCCACCGCATCGGGAGAACAGGGCGTGCCAACGAAAAAGGAACTGCCATTACTATTCTGACGGATGATGAATTGCAGCATTTCCGGGTTATTCAAAAGAAAATGGGCAGAAAAGTTACGCTCCAAAGAACAGAAGGTATTGATTTACACGGATATTAA
- a CDS encoding porin family protein has translation MKNIVLGLALAGSLFMNAQEKEQQTSSGSPVKFGVKAGFNASSFSNSNSNYGEYNEKVKLGSHVGVFVTVPVAEKFSIQPELLFSQMGSKTEQKYTYSSLSDGYLVKREFSYKTNLNYLVLPVMVQYHILPQLYVEAGPEFGYLLGGKSEGDLKTEDTFGGTTTIRNESFSNKIPMELYKRFNFGIGFGAGYYFTQNFGVTARFTAGITDLFKNNDDHKIRNNALQLGVAYQFK, from the coding sequence ATGAAAAACATTGTTCTGGGATTGGCATTAGCCGGATCACTTTTTATGAATGCTCAGGAAAAAGAGCAGCAGACATCTTCAGGATCTCCTGTTAAATTCGGAGTAAAAGCAGGATTTAATGCATCTTCTTTCAGCAATAGCAACAGCAATTACGGTGAATATAATGAAAAGGTAAAATTGGGTTCTCATGTTGGAGTATTTGTTACGGTTCCGGTTGCAGAAAAATTCAGTATACAGCCTGAGCTTCTTTTTAGCCAGATGGGATCTAAAACAGAGCAAAAATATACCTATAGTTCTCTGTCCGACGGTTATCTGGTAAAGCGTGAATTCAGTTATAAAACCAATCTGAATTATCTTGTTCTTCCTGTGATGGTTCAGTATCATATTCTTCCTCAGCTGTATGTGGAAGCGGGTCCTGAATTTGGATATTTACTGGGCGGAAAATCGGAAGGAGACCTAAAAACCGAAGATACATTCGGTGGTACAACAACCATTCGCAATGAAAGTTTTTCGAATAAAATTCCAATGGAACTTTACAAGAGGTTCAATTTCGGGATAGGCTTTGGTGCAGGATACTATTTTACTCAAAATTTTGGAGTCACCGCGAGATTTACAGCGGGGATTACGGATCTTTTTAAGAACAATGATGATCATAAAATAAGAAACAATGCTCTCCAGTTAGGAGTGGCTTATCAGTTTAAATAG
- a CDS encoding pseudouridine synthase, translated as MSRDNNNSDRPKRPRISTKKSSDDSRASRSGNSSGSKPFKKPFSKDGGKKGPEHQGSNSRFEKKPFKRNTDSFENSNEDSGSRSERKPYITNKSEGYEKKSFGKPKRGGRSFDTRDKYERGSLKYGRRPSSGDDRNDDKTRSFVQKRRLNKIEKDVHKDSIRLNKYIANSGICSRREADDLITQGLVEVNGQVVTEMGYQVQKTDKVVFDGQGITPEKPVYVLLNKPKGYISTTKDDKARKTVMDLVANASPYRLFPVGRLDRSTTGVILLTNDGHMTKKLTHPSFDAKKIYHVTLDKKLTGEDLRLIAEGIRLDEGVAVVDQISYIEGKPKNEIGIEIHIGWNRVIRRIFQRLGYEVEALDRVMFAGLTKKNIKRGHWRILTELEVNNLKML; from the coding sequence ATGAGCAGAGATAATAATAATTCAGACAGACCAAAGAGACCAAGAATTTCAACCAAGAAAAGTTCTGATGATTCTCGTGCTTCCAGATCTGGAAATTCTTCAGGATCAAAGCCTTTTAAGAAGCCGTTTTCTAAAGACGGGGGAAAAAAAGGTCCAGAACATCAGGGATCCAACTCAAGATTTGAAAAGAAACCTTTCAAAAGAAATACAGACAGTTTCGAAAATTCCAATGAAGATTCCGGGTCAAGATCTGAAAGAAAACCTTATATCACGAACAAAAGTGAAGGATATGAGAAAAAATCTTTCGGTAAACCCAAAAGAGGCGGAAGAAGTTTCGATACCAGAGATAAGTATGAAAGAGGCAGTCTGAAATACGGTAGAAGACCCTCTAGCGGAGACGATAGAAATGACGACAAAACAAGATCTTTTGTACAGAAAAGAAGACTGAACAAAATTGAAAAAGACGTTCACAAAGACAGCATCCGCCTTAATAAGTATATTGCTAATTCCGGAATCTGCAGCAGAAGAGAAGCTGATGATCTGATTACTCAGGGATTGGTGGAAGTGAACGGGCAGGTAGTAACAGAAATGGGTTACCAGGTTCAGAAAACAGACAAAGTAGTTTTTGACGGACAGGGTATTACTCCTGAAAAACCTGTGTATGTACTATTGAATAAGCCAAAAGGTTATATTTCTACAACAAAAGATGATAAAGCAAGAAAAACGGTAATGGATCTTGTAGCGAACGCTTCACCATACAGACTTTTCCCGGTGGGAAGACTGGACCGTTCTACCACAGGAGTTATTTTATTAACGAATGACGGACACATGACGAAAAAGCTGACGCATCCTTCTTTTGATGCTAAGAAAATCTATCATGTAACCCTGGATAAAAAGCTTACCGGTGAAGATTTACGTCTTATTGCAGAAGGTATCCGCCTTGATGAAGGAGTAGCCGTTGTAGATCAGATTTCATATATTGAAGGGAAACCTAAAAACGAAATCGGAATTGAGATCCACATTGGATGGAACCGTGTTATCAGAAGAATTTTCCAACGATTAGGGTACGAAGTAGAAGCTTTAGACAGGGTCATGTTTGCAGGGCTTACGAAGAAGAATATCAAGAGAGGACACTGGAGAATCCTTACCGAACTGGAAGTGAATAACCTTAAAATGCTTTAG
- the aroB gene encoding 3-dehydroquinate synthase, whose protein sequence is MITILNDNFSQLNEFLHEKTFSKIFILVDENTHEYCLPILLGNMETDLGFEILEIEAGEEMKNIQTANQLWEILTEMQADRKALVINLGGGVITDMGGFVASTYKRGIQFINIPTTLLSMCDASIGGKTGIDLMHYKNMVGTFAFPEQIFIFPKFLETLPFKELRSGFAEMLKHGLIADKNHWDQLIQIRKLEVETVIPHIQTSMNIKQDVVDKDFHEQNIRKTLNFGHTIGHAVESLCLQQGNPILHGEAVAMGMIAEAHLAYLENLISEEDAKAIIENVQRYYPYLDISDFKDEDITALLLNDKKNTDRKINFSLLSGIGSCIYDHQSSQENIVESLSFYRKLNDA, encoded by the coding sequence ATGATAACAATATTAAACGATAATTTTTCTCAACTTAATGAGTTTCTTCACGAAAAAACATTCAGCAAAATATTTATCCTTGTTGATGAAAATACTCATGAATACTGTCTTCCTATTCTTTTGGGCAATATGGAAACAGACCTGGGTTTTGAAATTTTAGAGATTGAAGCAGGGGAAGAAATGAAAAATATCCAGACAGCCAATCAGCTGTGGGAAATTCTTACAGAAATGCAGGCAGACAGAAAAGCATTGGTTATCAACCTTGGAGGAGGCGTCATTACGGATATGGGCGGATTTGTTGCATCTACTTATAAAAGAGGAATACAGTTTATCAACATCCCTACCACCCTTTTATCCATGTGTGATGCATCCATAGGAGGAAAAACGGGTATTGATCTGATGCACTATAAAAATATGGTGGGCACCTTTGCTTTCCCGGAACAGATTTTTATTTTTCCGAAATTCTTAGAAACATTACCTTTTAAAGAATTAAGAAGCGGATTCGCAGAAATGCTGAAACATGGTTTAATTGCGGATAAAAATCATTGGGATCAGCTGATCCAGATCCGCAAGCTGGAAGTGGAAACAGTCATTCCGCATATTCAGACTTCCATGAATATCAAGCAGGACGTTGTAGACAAGGATTTTCATGAGCAGAATATCAGAAAAACGCTGAACTTCGGTCATACCATAGGTCATGCAGTAGAAAGTTTATGCTTACAGCAGGGAAATCCTATCCTTCATGGTGAGGCGGTTGCTATGGGGATGATTGCGGAAGCTCACCTTGCTTATCTTGAAAACCTGATCTCTGAAGAGGATGCGAAAGCCATCATTGAAAACGTGCAGAGATATTATCCTTACCTTGATATCAGTGATTTTAAAGATGAGGATATCACCGCTTTATTACTGAATGATAAGAAAAATACAGACCGCAAAATCAATTTCTCATTGCTTTCCGGAATTGGATCCTGCATTTACGACCACCAGTCAAGCCAGGAAAATATCGTTGAGTCATTATCCTTTTACAGAAAATTGAATGATGCTTAA
- a CDS encoding porin family protein: protein MKKLIFGLALVAGTFTFAQKTSTASSSPVRFGLKAGLNISNISNSDLNSKAGFYGGVFANIPVAQDFSVQPEVLYSGLGGKAKGNSNIKLNTDYIAVPVMLQYNLIPNLYVEAGPQFGFLISAKGKGNGASVDVKDNFKTFDFGLGLGAGYYFTQNIGVNVRYTAGLSDVPKNNPGDASRNGVFQLGLAYKF, encoded by the coding sequence ATGAAAAAGTTAATTTTTGGTCTTGCATTAGTAGCAGGTACTTTCACTTTCGCTCAGAAGACTTCTACTGCTTCATCTTCTCCGGTTAGATTTGGATTAAAAGCAGGTCTTAATATTTCAAATATTTCTAACAGTGACTTAAATTCAAAAGCTGGATTTTATGGGGGTGTTTTTGCCAACATTCCAGTAGCACAGGATTTCTCTGTACAACCAGAAGTATTATACAGCGGTTTAGGAGGTAAAGCTAAAGGTAACAGCAATATAAAACTGAATACAGATTATATTGCGGTACCGGTAATGCTACAATACAACCTGATCCCTAATTTATATGTAGAAGCAGGACCTCAATTCGGTTTCCTTATCAGTGCTAAAGGAAAAGGTAACGGTGCCTCTGTAGATGTAAAAGACAATTTCAAAACTTTTGATTTCGGACTTGGTCTTGGAGCTGGTTATTACTTCACACAGAATATCGGGGTGAATGTAAGATATACAGCCGGATTATCTGATGTTCCTAAAAACAATCCAGGTGATGCTTCAAGAAACGGAGTATTCCAGTTAGGCTTAGCTTATAAATTCTAA
- the pncA gene encoding bifunctional nicotinamidase/pyrazinamidase, giving the protein MKKALIIVDVQNDFCEGGALAVPGANEIIPYINLLMEENEYDQIVLTQDWHPAGHKSFASNNGRKVGESIILNGVPQFMWPDHCIQGTFGAEFHKDLNRDKVTHIIQKGKNIEIDSYSGFQDNNHFMKTGLDDFLKYHDIQLVEIVGLALDYCVKFTAQDAVANGYVTCLHFNGTRAVNVKPDNARDAIYDMIEKGVTVLG; this is encoded by the coding sequence ATGAAAAAAGCGTTAATAATAGTGGATGTACAGAATGATTTTTGTGAAGGCGGAGCACTTGCAGTCCCTGGAGCCAACGAAATTATTCCCTATATCAATCTTCTGATGGAAGAAAACGAATATGATCAGATCGTTTTAACCCAGGACTGGCACCCGGCAGGTCATAAAAGTTTTGCAAGCAACAATGGCAGAAAGGTGGGTGAAAGTATTATTTTAAATGGTGTTCCTCAGTTTATGTGGCCGGATCACTGCATACAGGGAACTTTCGGCGCAGAATTCCATAAAGATCTGAACAGAGACAAGGTAACCCATATAATACAGAAAGGTAAAAATATTGAAATAGACAGCTATAGCGGCTTCCAGGATAATAATCACTTTATGAAAACGGGACTGGACGATTTCCTTAAGTACCATGATATTCAATTGGTGGAAATTGTAGGCCTGGCATTAGACTACTGCGTTAAATTTACGGCACAGGATGCGGTGGCTAACGGATACGTAACCTGTCTTCATTTTAACGGAACACGCGCTGTCAATGTAAAACCGGACAACGCCAGAGATGCCATCTACGATATGATTGAAAAGGGAGTGACAGTGCTTGGATAA
- a CDS encoding porin family protein, whose amino-acid sequence MKKLILGLALTAGTFAFAQQTTGNTSSNPVTFGVKGGMNVSSLSNGADLSDSKSKIGFNAGVFANIPLASSFSVQPEVIYNDLGSKVTREYTVLGNNYKSEYSRNLGYVAVPVMFQYNATPEFFLEAGPEFGFLVSANDKLKSSTNNSNSTQISSLNKDDFQTFNFGIGIGAGYYFTPSLGLTARYTAGLTDIYKNNSGDAVRNNVFQVGLAFKFK is encoded by the coding sequence ATGAAAAAGTTAATTTTAGGATTAGCGTTAACTGCAGGAACATTCGCATTCGCTCAACAAACAACAGGAAACACTTCTTCCAATCCGGTAACATTCGGGGTAAAAGGAGGAATGAACGTATCTTCATTATCTAATGGTGCAGACTTAAGTGATTCTAAGTCAAAAATTGGTTTTAACGCAGGAGTTTTTGCTAATATTCCTTTAGCGAGTTCTTTCAGCGTACAGCCAGAGGTTATTTATAATGACTTGGGTTCAAAAGTAACCAGAGAATATACCGTTCTTGGAAACAATTATAAAAGTGAATATTCAAGAAATCTAGGTTATGTTGCAGTACCTGTAATGTTCCAGTATAATGCAACTCCTGAGTTTTTCCTTGAAGCAGGTCCGGAGTTTGGATTCCTTGTAAGTGCTAATGATAAACTAAAAAGCTCAACTAACAACAGCAACAGTACACAGATTTCAAGTCTTAATAAGGATGATTTCCAAACATTCAACTTTGGTATCGGTATTGGTGCAGGATATTATTTTACGCCTAGTTTAGGACTTACTGCAAGATATACAGCAGGTCTTACTGATATTTATAAAAACAACTCTGGTGATGCTGTGAGAAACAATGTATTCCAGGTAGGTTTAGCTTTTAAATTTAAATAA
- a CDS encoding porin family protein — MKKLFLGLALTAGTLAFAQETETKTETKTVNASPLKNDVQPVRFGIKAGGNSAYFSEQKFGINSQQIGFHAGAFVNIPLSKQFSLQPEVLYNQMGAKDVISSTETDNGVTNVKTKVEGRVKMNYISVPLMVQMRPVDNFYIEAGPEFSYFINGKTKGETSVASTTGGVTTTTTSSNTEDINKDQINKFNFGLGLGLGYDITSNIGISARYVNSLTKIDKSRPAAENNNRVFQLGLNYKF; from the coding sequence ATGAAGAAGTTATTTTTAGGATTAGCATTAACTGCTGGTACATTAGCTTTTGCTCAGGAAACAGAAACAAAGACGGAGACAAAAACAGTCAATGCATCACCACTAAAAAACGATGTTCAACCCGTTAGATTCGGGATCAAGGCAGGGGGAAACTCGGCTTATTTCAGTGAGCAGAAATTTGGTATTAACAGCCAGCAAATTGGGTTTCACGCAGGTGCATTTGTTAATATTCCGCTTTCAAAACAATTTAGCTTACAACCTGAGGTATTATACAACCAGATGGGTGCTAAAGACGTAATCTCTTCTACGGAGACTGATAATGGAGTGACGAATGTAAAAACCAAAGTAGAAGGCAGAGTGAAAATGAATTATATTTCAGTTCCGTTAATGGTTCAAATGAGACCTGTTGATAATTTTTATATTGAAGCAGGACCTGAATTCAGTTATTTCATCAACGGAAAAACTAAAGGAGAAACCAGTGTAGCAAGTACTACAGGAGGGGTTACCACAACCACTACCAGTTCAAATACTGAGGATATCAACAAAGATCAGATCAATAAGTTCAACTTCGGATTGGGTCTTGGTTTAGGATATGACATCACTTCTAATATTGGGATCAGCGCAAGATATGTAAACAGTTTGACAAAAATTGATAAAAGCAGACCTGCCGCTGAAAACAATAACAGAGTATTTCAGTTAGGACTGAATTATAAATTCTAA